One Plasmodium coatneyi strain Hackeri chromosome 14, complete sequence genomic window carries:
- a CDS encoding Translation initiation factor eIF-2B subunit beta, which yields MELGTPSVLPGYAQSNSANGSENAKTIISDVSVNHSTERKNHTVAHNGQKEGATHDGGGNGPSQTHSNTERDKEDKIKFEKKKKRSDKLKKEREKEIVVAYWLKGIVKILNAGLKNGDIKGSNFIGKKIAEVLKKVVEISHWNNVYDLIEIIKYLGREIIRNNKMYFIIPNIIRRVLTIIRTEHFKQLYLYNNNYVDNLNKNNNFLVDKNTNKCINSKYVYEREIKNFEPSFSFYFENNSKKNTYHIPATNTLRHSIIEGITELIADIDTSWGETEQRTSYDLFMENDVILTMGYSVGVEKFLKNVNKKKDGISVIVVGGDINRNGFRMAQLLSEDGVDTTYISDSAVFAVIPKVTKVVLGSVAVSSSGGVITKIGGYNIACSAQFNSKPVTIVLPLFKLINDPFYDPIRQNELQPGPSMIYNETDNLFVRIPKYDYIPEHLITLYITEIGPVDSFQLYNITKRTYHPDDLDLSFD from the coding sequence ATGGAGCTGGGAACCCCAAGTGTGCTGCCTGGATATGCCCAGAGCAATAGTGCCAACGGGAGTGAAAACGCAAAAACGATAATTTCTGACGTAAGTGTAAACCATAGCACGGAACGGAAAAACCACACAGTTGCACATAATGgccaaaaggaaggagcCACCCATGATGGTGGAGGGAACGGGCCGAGCCAAACACACAGCAACACAGAACGGGACAAAGAAGACAAgataaaatttgaaaaaaaaaaaaaaagaagcgataagctaaaaaaagagagagaaaaagaaatcgTAGTGGCATACTGGTTAAAAGGaattgtgaaaattttaaacgcaggattaaaaaatggagacatcaaaggaagcaattttataggaaaaaaaatagcggAGGTGTTGAAAAAAGTGGTTGAAATATCTCACTGGAATAATGTATACGATTTGATTGAAATTATCAAATATTTGGGAAGAGAAATAAtcagaaataataaaatgtatTTCATCATTCCAAACATTATCAGAAGAGTGTTAACAATTATTCGTACGGAGCATTTTAAACAGCTATACCTGTACAACAACAACTATGTTGACaatttgaacaaaaataacaattttCTTGTCgacaaaaatacaaacaaaTGCATCAACAGTAAGTACGTTTACgaaagagaaataaaaaatttcgagccatcattttcattttatttcgaaaacaatagcaaaaaaaatacttatcACATTCCTGCGACGAACACCTTGAGACATTCAATAATTGAAGGGATTACTGAACTTATTGCAGACATTGATACGTCTTGGGGGGAGACAGAACAAAGAACTTCGTACGATTTATTTATGGAAAATGATGTCATTTTAACGATGGGTTACTCAGTTGGGGTtgaaaagtttttaaaaaatgtaaataaaaaaaaagatggaatTTCAGTTATTGTTGTGGGGGGAGATATTAACCGAAATGGATTTCGAATGGCACAGTTACTAAGTGAAGATGGAGTGGACACTACGTACATTTCCGACTCAGCCGTTTTTGCGGTTATACCAAAAGTGACCAAAGTTGTTCTTGGTTCAGTGGCAGTTTCCTCCTCCGGGGGAGTAATCACCAAAATTGGGGGTTATAATATAGCTTGTTCAGCTCAGTTTAATTCGAAGCCTGTAACTATCGTGCTTCctttatttaaattaattaatgACCCCTTTTATGACCCAATCAGACAAAATGAACTTCAGCCAGGTCCATCCATGATTTACAACGAAACCGATAATTTGTTTGTACGCATACCCAAGTATGATTACATTCCTGAACATTTGATAACTCTGTACATCACGGAAATTGGCCCTGTCGACTCCTTCCAGTTGTACAATATTACTAAGCGGACGTACCACCCGGATGATTTGGACCTCAGTTTCGACTGA
- a CDS encoding Vacuolar protein sorting 26, with the protein MLSNIFGSVCSIDLKIDAEASRKFAFLRKDKKGDKCPIFSDGEDINGVATISLKPGKKFEHYGIKLELIGQINILNDKSNSYDFFSISKDLEPPGFLIESKQFKWKFSSVDKQHESYFGTNVELRYFVRLNIIKGYSGNIQKEIDFIVQNLCIPPEINSTIKMEVGIEDCLHIEFEYDKSKYHLKDVVVGKVYFLLVRIKIKHMELDIIKMETSGVGKNYTTETVTLSKFEIMDGSPIKSECIPVRLYLSGFDLTPTYKNIQNKFSVKYYINLIIVDEDERRYFKKQEIFLWRKKLG; encoded by the exons ATG CTGTCCAACATTTTCGGGAGCGTGTGCTCGATAGACCTTAAAATAGACGCAGAAGCAAGCCGGAAGTTCGCATTCCTGCGAAAGGACAAAAAGGGAGACAAGTGTCCCATATTCTCAGATGGAGAGGACATTAACGGGGTTGCGACGATTAGTTTAAAACCAGGAAAGAAGTTTGAACATTACGGAATTAAGTTAGAATTGATTGGGCAGATAAACATCCTCAATGATAAGTCAAACTCGTACGactttttctctatttctAAGGATCTAGAACCCCCAGGGTTTCTAATAGAAAGCAAACAATTCAAATGGAAGTTTTCCTCAGTCGACAAACAACATGAATCATATTTCGGAACCAATGTAGAGTTACGCTACTTCGTCCGGTTAAACATAATAAAAGGATATTCAGGGAACATACAAAAGGAAATAGATTTTATAGTACAAAATTTATGCATTCCTCCGGAGATTAATAGCACTATAAAAATGGAGGTAGGAATTGAAGACTGCCTTCACATCGAATTTGAGTATGATAAGTCCAAGTACCATTTGAAGGACGTTGTAGTTGGGAAGGTTTACTTCTTACTTGTAAGGATTAAAATAAAGCATATGGAATTGgacataataaaaatggagacaTCTGGCGTTGGTAAAAATTACACCACGGAAACTGTGACTCTGTCTAAGTTTGAGATTATGGATGGGTCTCCCATAAAGTCGGAATGCATTCCGGTTCGACTCTACTTGAGTGGATTCGACTTGACCCCCACGTATAAAAACATTCAGAACAAGTTTTCCGTTAAGTACTACATAAACTTGATAATTGTGGATGAGGACGAGCGTCGTTACTTTAAGAAGCAGGAAATTTTCCTCTGGCGGAAGAAGCTGGGGTGA